In Streptomyces sp. DG2A-72, one genomic interval encodes:
- a CDS encoding Rid family hydrolase, whose protein sequence is MNRRTKAVIGTALTASLLTGGTALADARGWWPGSKEVRVMLPGGQSNPAIANGVAMGGEVAVYQSSGLGPSALNPSAPQGTPEYYTDPSLTEGAEGVTITEAQALVVLRNIKANLEAAGVTPADVITMKCYLMKPPGAETADYAGWNRAYRQYFANIDLTTHQVVPVPMGTSAPKPPVLANKARPARATMEVASLAVKGWLVEVEVTAAYRKR, encoded by the coding sequence ATGAACCGGCGTACCAAGGCAGTCATCGGTACGGCCCTGACTGCGTCGCTCCTCACGGGCGGCACCGCGCTCGCCGACGCCCGGGGCTGGTGGCCCGGCTCGAAGGAGGTGCGCGTCATGCTGCCCGGGGGCCAGTCCAACCCGGCCATCGCGAACGGCGTGGCGATGGGCGGGGAGGTGGCCGTGTACCAGAGCAGCGGTCTCGGGCCCTCCGCGCTCAACCCCTCGGCGCCGCAAGGCACTCCGGAGTACTACACAGACCCGTCCCTCACCGAGGGCGCCGAAGGTGTCACGATCACCGAGGCACAGGCGCTTGTCGTGCTGCGCAACATCAAGGCCAACCTGGAGGCCGCGGGGGTCACTCCGGCGGACGTCATCACGATGAAGTGCTATCTGATGAAGCCGCCCGGCGCCGAGACCGCCGATTACGCGGGCTGGAACCGCGCCTACCGGCAGTATTTCGCCAACATCGACCTGACGACACATCAGGTGGTGCCGGTGCCCATGGGCACCTCCGCCCCGAAACCGCCGGTGCTCGCCAACAAGGCCCGCCCGGCGCGGGCCACGATGGAGGTGGCCTCCCTCGCCGTCAAGGGCTGGCTGGTGGAGGTCGAGGTCACCGCGGCCTACAGGAAGCGCTGA
- a CDS encoding amidohydrolase family protein produces MDTEGTLDAPRSGPLSRRRFLQVTATATALATVTAPVATAASGTTTLSFTAATGGSATLAPSGDRLIAEVQNVLWSVPRGGGAAVALTPPGLEPTRPQYSPDGSRLVVCAYRGGGFHLWTLRPDGTGLRQLTDGPWDDRGPAWSPDGTRIAFASERGGDTVSGAPYRIWVVDVRTGALTRLTGSPGQEGPGQGTRWEDFDPTWSPDGERVLFVRAAVTETGTLRANTVASVAADGSGPVATEHTDDSGAQLMTPAVSPTGRLAHLRTTASPAASCTLVVDGEPVALAGDVLPAPPRWTDGERLLLNIDGHFRLVDPDSPADGEEIAFTATLPVDRPRYRGKSYDFDGVGTRPVRALHLPALSPDGRSVAFAALNALWTADTTGGRAPRKVLQVPATRYVLAPAWTPDGRALVYADDRDGLLAVRRHDLGSGEESVLAEGGRVFPALSPDGTRLACLDMSGNLVVRGLPDGAERVLAAPLGAGGLPGRPSWSPDGRYVALCDRNRLGQRFREGYNLIRVVDTTTGTAVLHALAPHTSLADRYDSGPVWSPDGRWMAVVAESALWLLPVRPDGTPDGEPRQLTTEPADHPSWSADARTLLHLSAGTLRLIDIGTGKSRTVRVPLDYRRPSPADTVVHAGRLWDGTGSEVREDIDVVIRDGRIAEVSPHRGSRPAARRVDASDRTVIPGLWDAHTHPWQSTYGGRQTALQVAYGVTTAVSLGGFAYEQARIREAVAAGALAGPRLLATGELLDGPRVAYSMGRAHRTPEGLRRSLARGAALDWDFVKTYVRAPGWVMKEAADFGHKRLGVRSGSHLCTPGVQLGQDLTTHLQATQRLEFGHATSATGRSYQDVMEIYTRADFHLVATPFTAAPLLGADPALADDPRVTAMMPPWDTALVRQQAGLPPTDAQLATLSREMDVYRRILAGGGMIALGTDQPLVPVGLHLHLALRALHGSGLSPADALRTATLLPARVFGADDDLGTVEEGKLADLTLVDGDPFTDFATLIRTVAVLRGGILFEQADLVDAFGSAQPYRASAAQDWLEVSRQMRRDGCCDPESGA; encoded by the coding sequence TTGGACACCGAAGGCACCTTGGACGCCCCCCGTTCCGGGCCGCTCTCCCGTCGTAGATTCCTTCAAGTCACCGCCACGGCCACGGCGCTCGCCACCGTCACCGCGCCTGTCGCGACCGCCGCGTCCGGTACGACGACCCTCTCCTTCACCGCGGCAACAGGCGGTTCCGCGACCCTCGCCCCCTCCGGGGACCGGCTGATCGCCGAGGTCCAGAACGTTCTCTGGTCCGTCCCGCGCGGCGGAGGCGCCGCCGTCGCGCTCACCCCGCCCGGCCTCGAACCCACGCGCCCGCAGTACTCGCCCGACGGCAGCCGCCTCGTCGTGTGCGCCTACCGAGGCGGCGGCTTCCACCTCTGGACGCTGCGCCCCGACGGCACCGGGCTGCGGCAGCTCACCGACGGGCCGTGGGACGACCGGGGCCCGGCCTGGTCGCCGGACGGCACGCGGATCGCGTTCGCGTCCGAGCGCGGCGGCGACACCGTGAGCGGTGCCCCGTACCGCATCTGGGTCGTGGATGTGCGCACGGGCGCGCTGACCCGGCTCACCGGGAGCCCCGGCCAGGAGGGTCCCGGACAGGGCACCCGGTGGGAGGACTTCGACCCCACCTGGTCGCCGGACGGCGAGCGGGTGCTGTTCGTCCGTGCGGCCGTCACCGAGACGGGCACCCTCCGCGCGAACACCGTCGCGTCGGTGGCCGCCGACGGCTCGGGCCCGGTCGCCACCGAGCACACCGACGACTCCGGCGCCCAGTTGATGACCCCCGCCGTCTCGCCCACCGGGCGCCTGGCGCACCTGCGCACCACGGCTTCGCCCGCGGCCTCCTGCACCCTGGTCGTCGACGGCGAACCGGTCGCCCTCGCGGGCGACGTCCTCCCGGCGCCGCCCCGCTGGACGGACGGCGAGCGCCTGCTGCTGAACATCGACGGTCACTTCCGCCTGGTCGACCCTGACAGCCCGGCCGACGGCGAGGAGATCGCGTTCACGGCCACGCTGCCCGTGGACCGGCCCCGCTACCGCGGAAAGTCGTACGACTTCGACGGCGTCGGCACCCGTCCTGTCCGCGCGCTGCACCTGCCCGCCCTGTCCCCGGACGGCCGCTCCGTCGCCTTCGCCGCGCTGAACGCGCTGTGGACCGCCGACACCACGGGCGGTCGCGCACCGCGCAAGGTCCTCCAAGTCCCCGCCACCCGCTATGTGCTGGCGCCGGCATGGACGCCCGACGGCAGGGCGCTGGTGTACGCGGACGACCGGGACGGTCTGCTCGCCGTGCGGCGCCACGACCTCGGCTCCGGCGAGGAGAGCGTGCTCGCCGAGGGCGGCCGGGTCTTCCCGGCGCTCTCGCCGGACGGGACGCGGCTGGCCTGCCTGGACATGTCCGGCAACCTCGTGGTGCGCGGTCTGCCGGACGGCGCCGAACGGGTCCTTGCCGCTCCCCTCGGCGCGGGCGGACTGCCCGGCCGCCCCAGCTGGTCGCCCGACGGCCGGTACGTGGCGCTGTGCGACCGCAACCGCCTGGGCCAGCGCTTCCGTGAGGGCTACAACCTCATCCGGGTCGTCGACACCACCACCGGGACAGCCGTCCTGCACGCCCTCGCCCCGCACACCTCGCTCGCGGACCGCTACGACTCCGGGCCCGTCTGGTCCCCGGACGGCCGCTGGATGGCCGTGGTCGCCGAGTCGGCGCTCTGGCTGTTGCCGGTCCGGCCCGACGGCACCCCCGACGGTGAGCCGCGCCAACTCACCACCGAACCCGCCGACCACCCCTCCTGGTCCGCCGACGCCCGCACCCTCCTCCACCTCTCCGCGGGCACCCTGCGCCTGATCGACATCGGCACCGGCAAGTCCCGTACCGTCCGCGTCCCTCTCGACTACCGCAGACCGAGCCCGGCCGACACGGTCGTGCACGCGGGCCGCCTCTGGGACGGCACCGGGTCCGAAGTGCGCGAGGACATCGATGTCGTGATCCGCGACGGCCGTATCGCAGAGGTCTCACCGCACCGCGGCAGCCGCCCCGCCGCGCGCCGCGTCGACGCGAGCGACCGCACCGTGATCCCGGGCCTGTGGGACGCGCACACCCACCCCTGGCAGTCGACTTACGGTGGCCGCCAGACCGCCCTCCAAGTCGCCTACGGCGTCACGACGGCCGTCTCGCTGGGCGGGTTCGCCTACGAGCAGGCCCGCATCCGGGAGGCGGTCGCCGCAGGGGCCCTCGCCGGACCCCGCCTGCTGGCCACCGGCGAACTCCTGGACGGGCCGCGCGTCGCCTACAGCATGGGCAGGGCCCACCGCACCCCCGAGGGCCTGCGCCGTTCGCTGGCACGCGGGGCCGCGCTGGACTGGGACTTCGTGAAGACGTACGTACGGGCCCCGGGGTGGGTGATGAAGGAGGCCGCCGACTTCGGGCACAAACGGCTCGGCGTTCGCAGTGGCAGCCATCTGTGCACTCCAGGCGTGCAGTTGGGCCAGGACCTGACGACCCATCTGCAGGCCACGCAGCGGCTGGAGTTCGGACATGCGACCTCCGCAACAGGGCGTTCCTACCAGGACGTCATGGAGATCTACACACGCGCCGACTTTCACCTCGTGGCCACGCCGTTCACCGCAGCGCCCCTGCTCGGCGCCGACCCCGCGCTCGCGGACGACCCGCGCGTCACCGCGATGATGCCGCCGTGGGACACCGCGCTGGTACGGCAGCAGGCCGGGCTGCCGCCCACCGACGCCCAACTGGCAACGCTGTCCCGGGAGATGGATGTCTACCGGCGCATCCTGGCCGGCGGCGGCATGATCGCCCTGGGCACGGACCAGCCGCTCGTCCCGGTCGGGCTGCATCTGCACCTGGCCCTGCGCGCACTGCACGGTTCCGGCCTGTCACCGGCCGACGCGCTGCGCACCGCAACTCTGCTGCCCGCACGGGTCTTCGGTGCCGACGACGATCTGGGTACGGTGGAGGAGGGCAAGCTCGCCGACCTCACCCTCGTCGACGGTGACCCGTTCACCGACTTCGCCACCCTGATCCGCACGGTCGCGGTCCTGCGCGGCGGCATCCTCTTCGAACAGGCGGACCTGGTCGACGCCTTCGGCTCCGCGCAGCCGTACCGGGCGTCCGCTGCCCAGGACTGGCTGGAGGTCAGTCGCCAGATGCGGCGCGACGGGTGCTGCGACCCGGAGAGCGGGGCCTGA
- a CDS encoding FAD-dependent oxidoreductase has protein sequence MADERSMASRRDLLRSVGIAGGAGMLYSAMGVLGLAPVPDVRAAEYRAPRQSDFALSGRSAKKVLVLGGGIAGLATAYELGKAGYDCRILEAKDRPGGRNWTVRGGTTLTDLDGRRQTASFSKGQYMNAGPARLPQSHVTLEYCRELGVPVEVFTNQNANAYIYHENSAALAGQPIRWRTAKADVYGYVSELLAKATDQGALDAQLTAADKERLIAFLQNFGAIKGKADGYAYTGTDRRGYSVEPGAAFEKGTVLGAVPSLSDVIASGVGQRFSFEFGYDQAMLMFQPVGGMDAIPYALAEAIGRDRITYGAKVLEVKNLADGADVTYKDAQGRTRTRHADFVVAAVPPMVMARIKHNLGADVTAALKYPSPTPVGKIGLEYRSRWWETHEHIYGGITPTDTDLATIWYPSHGHFGRRGTLIGYYNFGANALAYSALPHEERLARAVSRGVKIHGEKYRTELDRSFSVAWHRTPYIEAGWVGWPSQNGPEYTLLNQPAGHVYFAGDWLSHVIAWQHGAFTSARKVVTDIHERVMAV, from the coding sequence ATGGCGGACGAGAGATCCATGGCATCTCGGCGGGACCTGTTGCGTTCCGTGGGGATCGCAGGCGGCGCGGGGATGCTCTACTCGGCGATGGGCGTGCTGGGCCTCGCGCCGGTGCCGGACGTACGGGCCGCGGAGTACCGGGCGCCCCGGCAGAGCGACTTCGCACTCAGCGGGCGCAGTGCCAAGAAGGTCCTGGTCCTCGGCGGCGGCATCGCCGGTCTGGCCACCGCGTACGAACTCGGCAAGGCGGGATACGACTGCCGGATCCTGGAGGCGAAGGACCGGCCCGGCGGCCGCAACTGGACGGTGCGTGGCGGCACGACCCTGACCGATCTGGACGGCCGCAGGCAGACCGCGTCGTTCTCCAAGGGGCAGTACATGAACGCAGGGCCCGCCCGGCTGCCCCAGTCGCACGTCACGCTCGAGTACTGCCGCGAACTCGGCGTCCCCGTCGAGGTGTTCACCAACCAGAACGCCAACGCGTACATCTACCACGAGAACAGCGCCGCCCTCGCGGGACAGCCGATCCGCTGGCGCACCGCGAAGGCCGACGTCTACGGCTATGTCTCCGAACTCCTCGCCAAGGCCACCGACCAGGGCGCCCTCGACGCGCAGCTCACCGCCGCCGACAAGGAGCGGCTGATCGCCTTCCTGCAGAACTTCGGCGCCATCAAGGGCAAGGCGGACGGCTACGCCTACACCGGCACCGACCGGCGCGGCTACTCCGTCGAGCCGGGCGCCGCCTTCGAGAAGGGCACGGTCCTGGGGGCGGTGCCCTCGCTGTCGGACGTCATCGCGAGCGGTGTCGGGCAGCGCTTCTCGTTCGAGTTCGGCTACGACCAGGCCATGCTCATGTTCCAGCCCGTGGGCGGCATGGACGCCATCCCGTACGCCCTGGCCGAGGCGATCGGACGGGACCGGATCACGTACGGCGCCAAGGTGCTGGAGGTGAAGAACCTCGCGGACGGCGCCGACGTGACCTACAAGGATGCCCAGGGCCGGACCCGCACCCGCCACGCCGACTTCGTGGTGGCCGCCGTGCCGCCCATGGTCATGGCCCGCATCAAGCACAACCTCGGCGCCGACGTCACCGCTGCGCTGAAGTACCCGAGTCCGACACCCGTCGGCAAGATCGGCCTGGAGTACCGCAGCCGCTGGTGGGAGACTCACGAGCACATCTACGGTGGCATCACGCCCACCGACACGGACCTGGCCACCATCTGGTACCCGTCCCACGGCCACTTCGGGCGCCGTGGCACCCTCATCGGCTACTACAACTTCGGCGCGAACGCCCTCGCGTACAGCGCCCTGCCGCACGAAGAACGCCTCGCGCGGGCGGTGAGCCGCGGTGTGAAGATCCACGGCGAGAAGTACCGCACCGAACTCGACCGCTCCTTCAGCGTGGCCTGGCACCGGACCCCGTACATCGAGGCCGGCTGGGTGGGCTGGCCCTCGCAGAACGGACCCGAGTACACGCTTCTCAACCAGCCCGCAGGACATGTGTACTTCGCCGGCGACTGGCTCAGCCACGTCATCGCCTGGCAGCACGGTGCGTTCACCTCGGCTCGCAAGGTCGTGACCGACATCCACGAGAGGGTGATGGCCGTATGA